From Toxorhynchites rutilus septentrionalis strain SRP chromosome 2, ASM2978413v1, whole genome shotgun sequence, a single genomic window includes:
- the LOC129767281 gene encoding cytochrome b-c1 complex subunit 2, mitochondrial, with product MASAVAKTPMLRAAAARGFAAQAQAAAASRSSADVQCTNLPNKLAVASTEPNAAVARVSIVYRAGSRNETADNLGASHVLRTSAGLTTKSATRFGIMRNLQQVGGSLTATGDRELITYTVTVTKDHLETGLKYLESAATQQVFKPWELSDLNTMIRGDIARVPAEVKAVEALHQAAFHSGLGNSVYCPKYNVGKHSSETMQHFFANNCTTNRTAVAGVGVDHQLLVGFAQSLHLESGGGAENKSSFNSSEVRHERGGNRASVAVAVHGVGWNNLKDCLAFIVLQSACGMGPVTKRGANNGALTKQLGEKVASSALCPTYTDDGLFGFIVTGKAKKVGKAVEDGVKALRSLNVSDADVARGKAVTLAWVLDYLENHSTLAFDLGEQAALLGQIYKKGELAAAVNSVTASDVQAAARKVASGKLAIGAVGNLSSVPYLCNLH from the exons ATGGCATCCGCTGTAGCGAAAACCCCAATGCTTCGTGCGGCTGCG GCCCGTGGATTTGCAGCTCAGGCCCAGGCAGCTGCCGCTAGCCGTAGTTCCGCCGATGTTCAATGCACTAACCTGCCGAACAAGTTGGCGGTTGCTTCCACTGAACCAAATGCTGCCGTGGCTCGGGTTTCCATTGTTTATCG CGCTGGATCCCGTAACGAGACTGCCGACAATTTGGGCGCATCTCACGTTCTGCGTACCTCGGCTGGTCTGACGACAAAATCTGCGACTAGATTCGGGATTATGCGCAATTTGCAGCAGGTTGGAGGATCGTTGACTGCCACTGGAGATCGTGAGTTGATCACTTACACGGTGACCGTTACAAAGGATCACTTGGAGACCGGTTTGAAGTATTTGGAATCGGCCGCTACTCAGCAAGTGTTCAAGCCCTGGGAGCTGTCTGATTTGAATACAATGATTAGGGGTGACATTGCTCGCGTTCCAGCGGAAGTCAAGGCCGTTGAAGCCCTGCATCAGGCTGCTTTCCACAGTGGATTGGGAAATTCGGTGTACTGTCCGAAGTACAATGTCGGCAAGCACTCGTCGGAGACTATGCAGCATTTCTTCGCCAACAACTGCACCACCAACCGTACGGCCGTTGCTGGAGTTGGTGTCGATCATCAGCTTTTGGTTGGGTTCGCTCAAAGTTTGCATCTGGAATCGGGCGGTGGTGCTGAGAACAAGTCTTCCTTCAACAGCAGTGAAGTTCGCCATGAACGTGGAGGAAACCGAGCGTCTGTGGCCGTCGCTGTTCATGGCGTTGGGTGGAATAATCTGAAGGATTGTCTGGCGTTTATCGTTCTACAATCGGCTTGTGGAATGGGTCCTGTCACGAAGAGGGGTGCGAATAACGGTGCATTGACTAAGCAATTGGGAGAAAAGGTAGCTTCCAGTGCTCTCTGTCCGACTTACACCGACGACGGCTTGTTTGGATTCATCGTGACCGGTAAAGCCAAGAAGGTTGGTAAGGCCGTTGAAGACGGCGTCAAGGCGCTCAGGTCTCTGAACGTGAGTGATGCCGATGTTGCACGAGGAAAAGCTGTCACGCTCGCATGGGTGCTGGATTATCTGGAGAATCACTCCACCTTGGCGTTCGACTTGGGCGAACAGGCTGCCTTGCTGggacaaatttacaaaaagggTGAGCTGGCCGCTGCTGTTAATTCCGTTACTGCCAGCGATGTTCAAGCT GCTGCCCGTAAGGTTGCGTCCGGAAAGCTGGCTATCGGCGCGGTTGGCAATTTGTCCAGTGTACCATATTTGTGCAACTTGCACTAA